The Labilibaculum sp. sequence TCTCATGCATACCGTTGCTGTTGCTATATGATTTCCTTTTAATACATCATCTAAAATATTACCAACCGGCAACATTTCCTCACCCCGAAGACTCTTGATTGTTTTTCCATCTTTAACACATGAAAAATTGCTGTGTACCATTCCATAATCTGGATCCGCTTCTAAAAAATCAACCTGCTTTTGCAATTTATACGGATCGGTCCAAAAATCATCGCCTTCACAAAAAGCAACATATTTCCCTTTGCAGGCAAGGTCTGTCCGATGATCATTTGCTGCAGCACCCACATTTTTTTCATCCGTGATGATGCGAATTACATCAGGGTATTTAGCCGCATATTCCTGAACAATTTTCATCGTTCCGTCTGTACTGCAATCCTCACCAATAATGTATTCAAACGGGAAATTGGTTTTCTGCATCATGATTCCTTCAATGCACTGCGCAATAAATTTTTCATGATTGTAGGTAATCGTTTTTATACTAACAAAAGGGGTCGTCATATTTTATGAATTTATTGAATGTTTTTTTACAACACAGCCAGTAATACATTACAAATCCGCTCCATATCTTCCCTGTTGTATCTCTGATCGACTGGAAGAGGAAGTATGTATTTTGCCAGTTTGTAATCCAAACTATCTGCTGCACATTCCTCCAGAACATTCGGCCAATAGCTG is a genomic window containing:
- a CDS encoding glycosyltransferase, producing the protein MTTPFVSIKTITYNHEKFIAQCIEGIMMQKTNFPFEYIIGEDCSTDGTMKIVQEYAAKYPDVIRIITDEKNVGAAANDHRTDLACKGKYVAFCEGDDFWTDPYKLQKQVDFLEADPDYGMVHSNFSCVKDGKTIKSLRGEEMLPVGNILDDVLKGNHIATATVCMRNDLLQRINIGKKIVDEKWKMGDYPLWIETAAATKVHYMKDDTITYRIHDDSVTHKLDWNGDYRFFKDRYIIKKYYIEKFNRRHLLPFISNIYHRELLKYAIFLKKEDLREECSTYFKEKAKRNEYLYRILSKYKMFDPIFCFLYTSRKKLKIIA